The genomic segment CATCCACGTATTCCATCGCCATGAACGAATAGCCTTCGGCCTGGCCGGCGTCATGGACGCGCACGATATTCGGGTGAGTCAGCACACCGGCCAGATTCGTCTCGTGATGAAACCGCCGCAGGAAGTCCGGGTCGAACTGATAGGCCGGATGCAACACCTTCAACCCGATCGGGCGGTTCAGATTGGCCTGCTGCGCTTTGAAGACAACCGCCATCCCGCCGCGGCCGAGAATCGACACGACCTGGTACTGGCCCAGGGTCTGTCCAATTACGTCTTCAGCCCAATCGCGTTGGGCGTTCGCCGGTTGAGACATATCCATTCCTGATGAGCACCGGGCTATCGGGATGTCGCCACGGGGGTTGGGCTCAACCCGGCCAACGCTTGAGCCGCTTCGACGCCGCCTGGCTTGACGGCCAGCGCCGCCTGGTACTGCTGGATGGCGTCTCCCGGTCGTCCCTGCACCACTAAGTTCTGGCCGAAATTGTAGTGGGCCGCATATAGCTTCTCAACGATCAGCGTATTGGACTGGTCAATCGTGTTGGCCTGCTCCAGCAAGCGGATCGCCTCCGGCCAGTCGCGATCCCAGGCAGCATCCACGCGCGTCAACAAGTCCGCAACCTGTTCGGCGGGCGAGCGCGTCGGCGCCGGCGTCGGCTCGGCGCCGGGAACGCGCGCAAAGCGCATCGTCGCCTGGCCGTCGCTCGTTTCCAACTGCACCAGCGCGACCGGCGCACGCGCGTAGAATTGACGCAAGCCTCGGTTGACGCCGTCAGACAGGATGCCGCCCACCACATAGGGCGTGACGCCATTCACGCGCTCAAGCCGCAATTGTGGCGCGCCGCTTTCAAGGTACAGGCGAGCGTCAAGGGCAACCAGTGTGTTGAGTAGTTTCGCCGATACGACCACGGCGTTGGCCGATCGGATGTGCACGACAGGGTCTTGCAACGTCTCGAAAGCGTAGGTCTTCAGTTCGGCGCCGATGAGTGATTGCAACCACTGATCGTCAACGACGATCGACCGGTCGACGTCAACGGCCACAGCCTTCCAATTCAGTGGATAATTGGCGATCGCCTTCTCGGCGACATCGGCGACGACGTACGACAGCGCAACGATCACGATAGTGCCAAGGATCACGGAGACGATAGCTAGAGCGGCCATCAATTGCAGCATCCATTTCGAAACGGTCATCAACAAGCCCAGGCTGAAGCGCGTGGCGCGCACGGTGCCCTTCCGCGCCAGGGCGCCAAGTCGTGAAGGCGTAAATACCCCGTCGGCTGCTGCGCGATCGACCCGCGCAGGCGCCGCAAGCCCCGGCGCGCCGAGTTTGACTTTGCGCAATGCGGCCGCGAACTCGCCGGCCGTGCGATAGCGCTGCGCGCGGTCCTTCGCCAGCGCGCGCGCGACGACGCGTTCGAGCTCGCCCGGCACGCGCGGGTTCAACTGCCGGAGCGGCGGCGGCGGGTCATAGACCTGCTGGTGCAAGACCGCCAGCGGCGTGTCCGCCCGAAACGGCGGTTGGCCGGCCAGCAACTCGTAGCATACAATGCCCAGCGAGTATACGTCGCTCCGCCCATCCACTGCAGCGCCCGTGATCTGCTCTGGCGACATGTAGGCCGGCGTGCCGATCACCGCGCCGGTCTCGGTATACTGTGTGGCCTCCGCGATCTTGGCAATGCCGAAGTCAGTCAGCAACGCACGCCCATCCTCGGTCAGCAGGATGTTGCCCGGCTTGATATCACGATGGACTACACCGTGGGCATGAGCATAGTCCAACGCGTCGGCCACCTGGGCGATAATGGCCAGCGCGTTGGCCATCGGCAGTCCGCGCTTCAGCGCGTCGTGCAGGCTGCCGCCTTTGATGTAGTCCGTGACGATATACTGAACGCCGTGCACGCGATCTTCGCCGAAGTCATGGATCGGCACGATATGAGGATGCGTCAGTTGTGCGACGGCCTTCGCCTCGCGTTCGAAGCGCTGGCGGAACACGTCTTCATCGGCGTGTTTGCCGCTCAACACTTTGATGGCGACATCCCGATTGAGCGACGGCTGGTGCGCGCGGTAGACTGCGGCCATCCCGCCCTCGCCGACGCGCTCCACGATCTGGTACGTGCCGATTTCCTGCCCAATCAGTTCCATGACGGCCTTTGCCCCGCTGGCATCACGCCAAGATGCCGAAGGTCTGCTACACTCGTTTGAACACCAACTCCACATTACCCATGGTGATGCGGTCGCCGTTTTGCAGCGGATGTCTTCCTTCTACGCGCCGCCCATTCACCACGGTCGGGTTGGTCGAAGCCAGATCATATAGATAGAACTGGCCGCCTTCGAGTCGCACTTTGGCCTGGTCGCGACTGACCGATTGGTCGTCAAGCACCACGTCATTCTTCTGACCGTCCCGGCCGATCGTCGCTTCTGCAGCCAATGGAAATCTCTGCGTGCTCGTCGAGCCCTTGGTGACAACCAGGTACGCCAGTGGCGCTTCCTGCCGATTAAGCACGACGGTCTTGGCCGGACTGCTGGGCGCTTGCGAACCGCCGCCCGTGTAGCGGGTGTCTGCCGGAGGGGTTGGAGCAGTCGAAGGAACGACCAGCGGCGTGACCAGTCTCCCGGACGTCTCGCCGGACGACGCCGGAATTGGCCCGGGGTCATACACGGTCTCTGGTACAAACGTGCGGCGACGCATCATGAGGAATACGAAGACCAGCACCATGGCGACCAGGGCGATGACGAACAAGATCAATGCCAGGCTGAGCGGCTCCCCGGCCACTTGGACGGAAACCGGCTTGCTCTCACCCGTCTTGCCGGTGCTGTCGCTGATGCGCGCGGTGAGCGAATGCGTGCCGGTGTACTTGGTCGTATCCCAGACGAACAGGTCAAACGGCGCCTGGTCACGCCGGAATACTTCGTTGCCGTCTACCATCAATGCCGTGGACGCGACCGGATTCTTGGCGCAGATCTGCGGCGTCAGCGTGATCGGCAGTGACCGGCTCACCGTCTGTCCTTGTTTCAAGGGCAGACTGATGGCCGGTGTCTCGGGCGGCGTCGCTTTGATCGCGGTGAAACTGCTGGCATTGCCCAGCTTGGACTCAAAGGTTACCTGCAGGTTGTATTCGCCGTTGTCGCACGGCGCCTTTGAGGCGTAGCGGATGACATACTGGCGCCGTAATGTCGTCAGCAGGTTCGCGAGGAAAGGCGTCCACTCATCGTCCTTCTCCACCAAGCGGATGCGCTCAGCGTCGAGGGTGAGTTTCATCAGCTCGGGTGCGGCCAGCGCTTTGTTCAGGCCGATGACGAAGACGGGAATGCGCCGCTGGGAAGCCGCGCCGCCCACCTCGGTACACAGGTTGCCGGCCGTCGACGTGGTATCGTCGGCGGCGACGATCAGCAGGACGGCGCGCTGCCCCGTGCGGTTGGCCGTGGTATTGACGGCCTTGTCCACTGCAGCGCACGTGGGCACCGCGCTGTCATTGAAATTCGCTACGCCCGCCAGATAGGCACCCAATGCGATTTTGTCGCTGGTGAAACTGCGCTCTTTCACGTCATCCGGACCGACTTTGACGTCGCCCGAAAAACCGATGATCTCAATTTCGTCCGTCGACGCTGCCTGGTCAATCAATTTCTGCACGATGCGGGTGGCCATCTTCAGGCGGGTGTCGCCGCCGACGGTCTCGCTCATGCTCTTGTCTAGCGCCAGCGCCACGCCGATCGAGAGTTGCGTATCGGCGTCTGACTGCGGTGTAACCGAGACTAACTCGACGGGCGATCCGCTCTCGACGAGTTTGAAGCTGGCGGCGGTGAGATCCGGCACGGGCACATTGTTGGTCCCGTTGGCCTGTACCCAGACCTTCATATTCGGGAACTCGCTCGAATCGCTGCGCACGATGCGCAAGACCGCCTGCCCCTGGGTAAAGGCGGCCAGCGGCGCAAGCGCGAGCAGCAGGCCCAATGTGAACGCAATGGTCAAACGCAGTTGACGCTGTGGGTTCATGCTGAACTCCTTCGTTGGTCTCGCACGGAAGCTAGGCGCGCGTGGAGCGCTTCATGAGCATGGCACCGGCGATGGCGCCGACGCACAGGTTGATGACAGCCACGATGACTGCCATGGCGGCCGTGGTCTTCTCTGTGTAATTAAGGTACGACACGACGGCCAGGGTCGTCGCGCCGCTCACTGCCGAGAGCAACACCACGAGCAGGACGAGCGACCGCCCCGGCGCGGGCCGCCGGCGTGGCGCGGCGGAGGCGGGTTGACTGCGCACGGCGTTGCGGCCGACCGGAAGCGTATCATGCTGGGCGACCGGCGCGGCCGGTTGTGGCGCGCTGCTGAAGACGACCGGCGACTGGGGGCCGGCGCCGTTGGCCTCCAGGCGCGCCGCGAGGGCGGTCACGTTGTCAGGCCCGCCGCGCTGATTCGCGAGCGCGACCAGGCTGTTGCAAATCGCCTGGGGCTCTTTCTGCGCCACGATCGCCTGCTGGATTTCGGCGTCATTGACCATCGTGGTCAGGCCATCGGTGCACAGGAAGAGGTAATCACCGGCCTGTACCGCATGGATGCTGCGATCCACCCGAAGAGCCGCGCCCGCGCCGATGGCCTGTGTCAAGACATTGCGGGCCTCGCCCTCGGAGTGATCGTCGTGCGTCAGCGCCCGCAGGGCGCCGCTTCGGAACAGATAGGCGCGACTATCGCCCACATGCCCGATGAACACTCGCTGACCGGAAAAGAGCGCGATTGTGCCGGTGGAGCCCATCCCACGCATGCCCTCGGAACCGGCGGCCTTCACTTGCAGTTGCTCGCTGAGCGCTTCCAGCACATCCTTGAGAACCGCGGCAAAATAGTCATCTCGCTCAAGGCTATAGTCGGCGATGGTACGGTATTCTCGGGAAGAACGGAACAAGCGCAACAGATTCTCCACGACGAATGCGCTGGCGACCTCGCCAGCCTGATGCCCGCCCATGCCGTCGGCCACCACGAACAACGCATCGACTTCCGGCGCTCCGGGCGGGGCCAGCAGGATGCCGTAGTTGTCCTCGTTCAGCGCGCGCACGCGCCCCGGATGCGTCAGATGCCCGAGCCGGTAGTTCAAGCGGCATCTCGGATGTGCATGAACGACATCGTTTGTTCCGCGAACTTGATATTATCGCCGTCAGTCAGCGGCGCCGGCCACTTGCCTTCGACCTTCTTCCATTCACCACTGGCGCGATCTTTGACGAATGTGCCGTTGGCGCTCGCGAGGTCCCACAAATAGAACTCACCGTTCTCAAGCCTGATCTTGGCATGTCGTCCCGACACGTGGCTGTCCTCGAGAATAACCTCATTGTCCTTCGCTTCGCGACCGATCGCCGTCACATCTCGCAGGTCATACGTCTTGCCGTGGCGCGGCCCGCCTCGCATGACCAGATACGCCAGCGGGCGCGGCGGCTTATTAGTCTCCAGTATCACAGTATGACTCGAGTCACCCGATCGGTTGACGGCCCGTATTTCATCGGTGGGCGGCTCGGACGATTGCCGCGTCTGCTGTGTGGTCGGCTCGGCCGCCGGCTGCGCAGTGGCGCCCAAACCCGACTGCGGGGTAGCGCCAGCGGGTGTGGTGGGGTAGTTGTAGGCTTGCTGTGAATAGCCGCCTTGCTGTGTCGCTCTACTTGCCCAGGCCGTCGAGTCCATTGGGGACTGCTGGCGCGCGTAGAACAGGTAGGCAATCAACCCGATAAGCGCCACGACACTGGCGAGGATGCCAAGGTAGGACAACGGCTCGTAGGCGTTCTTCAGGCCGGCCATCATGTCCGGCGTGACTTTGAACAGCAGCGACGGTATAACCAGAATCGTGGTCACGACGACGATCACCTTCCACAGCGTTGCATCGAGACCGCGGTTCGAGGAATCATAAAACACGGCAAACGCAGCCAACAGACTGACCAGGAATCCGGCAAACACGCCCCAATCTCTCCAAACGGCGAGTACTTGCTGTAGGTCCATGGACGGTTCTCCTCGTGAAATGGTTAGTCAAGCACGCCCGGGATACTCTCCCGGAACTTATACTCGTTTGAACACCAGCACCGTTTGGCCGATCTCGATCCGGTCGCCATCCTTAAGGTCCTGCTTGGTAATACGTTCGCCGTTCAGCTTGGTGCCGTTCGTGCTGGCCAAGTCGATGGCGTAGAAACGTGACTCCTGCTCCTGGCCCTTCTTCACGGCGCCTTCGAGCCGAATGCACAGGTGCCGGCTGGAGATGGCCGGATCGTCGAAGATGACGTCGGCATCGCTCCCCGTGCCAATGAAGGAACCGCGCGCGTCGACCTTCAAGCGGAACGGGCGGCCCCGGGCGGCGCCTTTGACCACGACGACGAACGCCCAAATATCGGGGGTGTCGTTGTCGAGCAAAATCGTATCGGTGGCGCGCTCGCTGCGCCAATCGTCCGGCGCGGCCCGGCGCGTGGAGCCCCCGGCGGCGCCCGTGCGGATCGTCGGGTTATCGTCGTATGCACTCACGAACGCCTCCGCGGCGTCTTGAAGACGAACACCGTGTCGCCAACCTTGATCTCGTCGTCGTCCAACAACATCTGGCCGTTGCGCGTCAGCAGTTCACCGTTCACATAGGTGTGATTGCGGCTTGCCAGGTCATAGAGACGAAACTGGCCGTTTTCGTAATTGATCTGTGCGTGTTGCTTGGAAACGCTATCGTCATCGAGCACGATGTTGCATCCAGCCCCGTCGCGCCCCACCGTGTTTTTCCCCGCGCCGAGCTTGTAGTGGCGCCCCTTCTGGTTGCCGCGCGCTACGAGCAACGTGCCCATGACAGGCACACTATCGTCAATGACCCGAGTGGGATCGAGACGCTTGGAAAGCGGCGCCGGGGTAATCGGCGTCACTGGGTCGGTACGCATATCCGTGGACGGAAGCGAGGGACGGTATGTCACCGTTTCATCTTCGACGCCGGGACCGACTTGATCGCGCCGTGTGTAATAGCCGATAGCGCCGATCAGGGCTGCGACAAGTCCCGCAAAGCCGAGGTAGAAGAAGAGCGGCACGTTGCCCATGCCGGTCAACACGCCGGCAACCAGTTCGAGCGGATTCCCGAATTTCAGGAACAGTGATGGCAGAACGAGGACGGCGCCGCCGATCGTCAGCATTCGCCAAGTCGTCGGATCCGGGCCGCCCGCGCTCTGCTGCGAGTCGAGATACACCCACGCAGCGGCGCCGATCGACAATAAGGCGGCCAGCAACGCGCCCCAGTCGTACCACCACGCCATCAGTTGTATCATTTGCAATCCGTTCATGGGCATTCCTCCTTGTGCTTATGAGAAATTGGGACCGGATGCGAACATGCCGCTTTCGAAGCGCAGGGTCGTGCTTCCGATCTGGATTTGGTCTCCCGATCGCAGGATCGCTGGTTCGTAGATGCGGTCGCCGTTCACGAACGTTCCATTACGCGAGCGCAGATCTTCAATAACAAAGCGCCCGGCCTGGAAGGTCAGCCGCGCATGATCACGGGAAATCTGGCTGTCCATGGCATCAATATCACGCCGGTGCAGCACCACCGCGCCGTCACCCAGCGCGATGCGCAGTCCGGTTTGCGGCCCGTCGACAACCAGTAGATGATGCGTGTGGGCTGCACGCCGAGCATTGCCAGGCTGATTGTCCGCTGTCACCGGCGGCAAGCTCAGGGCCATGCTGGGGTAATAGCCAAGGTCTTGCGCCATTTGCATGGCGTTCGTATATCGTTGGTTAGGGTCCTTGCTGATGGCGCGCATTACGACCTGCTCCAGATGCGGCGGGATCGACGGGTTGAATGTGCTCGGCGGCGGGGGAGGCGTCATCAGATGCTGGCTAACCACGGCGAGCGGCTCCCCTGTGAACGGCGGCCGCCCGGCAAGCATCTCATACAAGACGATGCCCGCCGAATAGACGTCGGTACGGGCGTCGAGATCTTCCTGCCCGCCCCGCGCTTGTTCGGGGGACAAATAGTATGGGGTGCCGATTATTTTGCCGTCGGAGGTCTGCGTGACATGTGACGTGATACGCGCAATGCCGAAATCGATAATCTTGACACCAACGCGGGCATCAATCATTAGGTTTTCAGGCTTGATATCTCGATGCACCACTTGGGCCGTACGGTATGCATAATCCAAGCCTTCACAGACTTGTCCTATTATGATAACTGCCTGATCAAACGGGAGCGGCCTGTACGGAATCAAGCGAGAACGCAGAGACCCGCCATCAACGTACTCCATGGCAATATAAAATGTGTCCTGATAGGTGTCCCTATACGTGCCGAATCTGTATACACGCGCGATATGGGGGTGATTCAGCTTTTGACCGATCTTGGCCTCACTAGCGAACTTGTTTCGAATGTAGTCGTCTGTTTGTTTCAATACTTTGACGGCCGCCACCTGGCCGTTCCGTCTCGAGATGCCCTTGAAAACGACCGACATCGCTCCCGAGCCGATCTGCTCGACAATCTGGTATTCGCCGATCTGTCCCTGGGGATGCGCCGGGGGATCGCCTGCGGGAGGCCGCTGAGGCGACTGCGGTCCGGTACCTTGATTCGGCTCCGCCGTATTTCCGTGGTCACCCGCACGCTGGAACACAAAGCGCGCAGGCCCGATCTCGACTTGATCGCCGGACTTCAACGGTGATCTAAAGATGCGTTGACCGTTGACATAGGTGCCGTTACGGCTGTCGCGATCAGTCAGCAGATACTGCCCACGCTCGAACACGATGATGGCGTGTTTGCGCGAGACGAAGTCGTGCTCGATGTTGATCAGATTGCCCGGGCCGCGCCCCACCGCCATCGCCTTTCGAGTCAACGGGATTTGCCTGCCGCTGCCATCCGTCAAGAACGCGCCGGGCACGGAGCGCGGAGGGCTCCCGGCACCACGTGGCGGTCTGGAGGTCAAGGCCATCACGAAGAAGGCAATGACGATCGCGCCCATCATCACTATGAAAAGAGCGTTGGTATCCATAAGTCACTGTGCTATGACGTTGCTATGAAAACTCGTGCAAGGCAGACGTTGATGGGACTACTCAACGCGTGCCGTTCGCCGTTCCCATGGGACGCCTTTTGGTGGCACAAGGTGGGTTCGCAGTCCTTCGGCCCGATTGCCATGCACCTTCCGAATTACGCTTGGTCGATTTCCAACGCAAGATCAGCGACCTCGCGAACTTCAAGTGCGCTCAGACTAACAAATCGCTCCAAGTCCTTGCGCCGCACCCGCCACCCGCGTCCCACCTTGCAGGCCGGCAAGCGACCGTCCGAGCACCAGCGCCAGACCGTCGTTCTGCTCACCTTGAGGTAGTCAGCCACTTCCTGAACGGTCATCAACTGATCCATGGTCCGCCTCCTGCGCGGGTATACACTCAGCGCTACCGGCTAACCTGTACTGTCCTCTAGCAGTTGCACCATCGCCTCAATCGCCTGCCTGCGGTAGCGATAGAAGGTACGCGGCGATATGTCTAAGCGTTCAGCCACCGCGCCATTAGTCTCCCCGCGCACATAGCAGTAGAACAGAATATCGTGGTAGTATTTTTCACGACTTAGGTGGCCATTAGGTTCCGGCATTCGTAGTTCGCCGATGCATTCTTGCATAAACTGACTAAAGATTCTTCCGCGAGCGAGGAACGATGTGGGTCTGGAGGATTCAGTCGGCATCCGGCGCATTGCTACACCGACAAGCGGGTGCCTGCCCAGGTAGGCGTGGTCCCACAGATGTTCGAGGGCAGATTCGACGAGAGCGTACGAATCCAACATGGCTTGCTCGCGAGATCAACGTGCGCTGTATGCGGCGGCCTGAGTGCGACTGTGAATCGAGCAATGAGACGTGTTGCATGAACCGCTATGAGCGGCCAATGACTGCTATTATGCACAGTTGGGCGACAAATACAATGCCCTTTCCGCCACAAATGTGCCATCTTTATGCCATTCCAGATCCGTCCGCTGCGGCTTTTCGGCGACCAGGGGGACAGGTCCTCAACGCGGCACGGTGCCAAGGCTCTTCCGTGCGTTTCCCGAAGCACATCTCCCTGGCGACGCACACGACGTCGGCGCGCCCGATGTCGATCGCCTTCAGCGAGTCGGGGTAGCGCTGCGCGACCGCTCGGCGGGGTAGCAGCTAAACTCACGCTTCGTGCCGTCCAGAACGGCTAACATGAAATTGCTGATATGGCGGCCGAGGAACGCGGCTGCCCCATCGTGGTCGTGCCGCACCATCGCCTGTGCGATCTCAAGGGGACGCGGGTACGCGCGGTCGGTCAAACACGGCAACAGATTACGCACTACGTATTCGTCGATGTTTACGCGTTCGCTCACTCGAATTGACGTCCATTGCTACTGTTCTATAATGCACTCCAGCCCGGTTCGCTTACATGGCACCCGCTCAAACCGCCGGCTCATTGACCGCCCACGACACCCATGCCGTTGGATCCCAACAACGCCCGCGCAGTCGTACGCGAGGTGCTGGTAGTGTTTTGCCAGAACGAGGCGCCCGACTGGGCGGCCGATCTCGACGCGCACGCTGATTGGCTTGCCGGACGGCTGGCACCCAACCTTGTCAACCAGCGACCACAGAAGCTGGCGGGACTACCCCGAACGAGCGTGCTGGATGCATCGCGCCTGCGCGACTATGTACACGTGATGGTGCGCTGTTACCACGCGCACCTGGGACAGATCCAGCAACTGGCACGGCGCGACAGCAACGCCTGGCAGGCGCTCTACGACGACCTGAAGGCAGTCGCCTATCTCCGCTACCTGACGGTCGGCATGAGCTCCGAGCGTGCACAACAGGAAGCCGAGGACGTCGCTAGCGCCGCCTGCGGGCGCATTTACGAGAGCCAGTATCCGTGCGATACGCCATTCACGGCCTGGGCGCGGCGGATCGTGATCAACGTCATCCACGGCCGTGGCCGCTCGACCGACATCTACGACCGCTCGCCAGGCAAACTGGTTTCGCTCGATGCCGCGCCGCGTGACGGGATCGACATGCCGCTGCACGAGGAGATTGTCGACCCGGGCGCGGAGACGCCGTTCGAGGATCTGGAGCAGACCGATGCGCTGCTGCGGTCGATTAGCACGCTGGCCAGCCCGGCGGAGCGCACGGTGATGATGAGCACACTGGACGGCATGGACGACAAGGATATCGCGGCGCTGCTCGGCAAGACGGTGGGCAACGTGCAGACGATCCGCAGCCGGGCACAAACGCGCCTGCGCGAGCTACGAAATGGTTGAAAGCAACTCATGGTTTCCTGCATTAGTCTAGTAGCGATGGCAGATTGTGAATTCGACAGATAATCCGCAACTAGAATCGGACGACAAATCCGAGGAGTGGCTGGCACGCTGGCGCAAGCAGATCCGTGAGCCCGGCGCAGCGCGCGACCGCCTGCGCAACCTGGCGGCTGCGCTCGACGCCGACGCGGCGGGCCATGGCGAAGACTCGACGTGCAGTGCGCTGGCCGAGACGCTGGCGGATTTCGCCGCCGCGATCGCGCACGGCGCGGACCCGGCCTGGCGTGACCCCGAGCTCGAAGCACACCTGCGCACCTGCGCGCGTTGCCAATTCGACCTGCGAGCGCTGATCGGCGAACCCGTGCCGCCGGCCCCGCCCGGCGGTCACCCGGTTCTGCCGATCGCGCCGGCCGAGATCACGCCGCGACCGCGTCTGCTGAGCCCGGGACGCGGCCTGGTTGTGCGTTTCAATCCGGCTTTTATCGCGGCACGCTTCCAGCAACCGGCTGCATTCGCCGCGCGGGGCGACGAGGCCACCGCTTCGTGGCTGACCCTGCTGGCCGAGTCGCTGAGTGTCGAGTCAGACCACTGGAACATCCGCGTGCAGGCCGAGCAACCCGCACGCGCACATGCCCGCCTCGCGTTCTGCATCACAGTCAGCGGCGACCCGCAGCCCGCGCTGCGCGTACGGCTTACCTGGGGTGACGTGACGCTCAGCCGTAATGCCGATCCCGACGGCCGCGCCAACTTTGACGACCTGCCGGCCGCGGTCGTGATGGCGCCGCTACCCCATGTGTGGCTTGACATTGAAGCGCTGAGCGACTAAGCCCGTTCGTGATGTCATCCGCGCTGTACGCCGCCGCGCGCGACGTCGCAGCCGGCACGCGCACGCTCGCCGCCGTGCTGGCCCGTTCGACGGGCGACTGCGAGGCCGATGCCGCCTGCGCGCTGCAACTCGCGATCGTTGCCAACTTTACCGATCACCTCAATGAGGCCGTCGACGTCGCCCGCGTCGTGCTGGAACTGACCGGAAGCGATGCAAGTGCGGAGGCGGTGCTGGCCGAAGCGCAAGCCGATGCCACCTTATCCGATCCGCTGCTGACGGCACACGCGGAGTTCGTACGCGGGCTAGTCGCGTTCCGATCCAATCACCATACCGTCTCAGTTGAGCAATTTGAGAAAGCGGCCCGGCTGTTTGGAGATGCCAGCGCCGATCTCGACGCAGCTGGCGCGAGACAGCC from the Chloroflexota bacterium genome contains:
- a CDS encoding FHA domain-containing protein; translated protein: MDLQQVLAVWRDWGVFAGFLVSLLAAFAVFYDSSNRGLDATLWKVIVVVTTILVIPSLLFKVTPDMMAGLKNAYEPLSYLGILASVVALIGLIAYLFYARQQSPMDSTAWASRATQQGGYSQQAYNYPTTPAGATPQSGLGATAQPAAEPTTQQTRQSSEPPTDEIRAVNRSGDSSHTVILETNKPPRPLAYLVMRGGPRHGKTYDLRDVTAIGREAKDNEVILEDSHVSGRHAKIRLENGEFYLWDLASANGTFVKDRASGEWKKVEGKWPAPLTDGDNIKFAEQTMSFMHIRDAA
- a CDS encoding FHA domain-containing protein — translated: MNPQRQLRLTIAFTLGLLLALAPLAAFTQGQAVLRIVRSDSSEFPNMKVWVQANGTNNVPVPDLTAASFKLVESGSPVELVSVTPQSDADTQLSIGVALALDKSMSETVGGDTRLKMATRIVQKLIDQAASTDEIEIIGFSGDVKVGPDDVKERSFTSDKIALGAYLAGVANFNDSAVPTCAAVDKAVNTTANRTGQRAVLLIVAADDTTSTAGNLCTEVGGAASQRRIPVFVIGLNKALAAPELMKLTLDAERIRLVEKDDEWTPFLANLLTTLRRQYVIRYASKAPCDNGEYNLQVTFESKLGNASSFTAIKATPPETPAISLPLKQGQTVSRSLPITLTPQICAKNPVASTALMVDGNEVFRRDQAPFDLFVWDTTKYTGTHSLTARISDSTGKTGESKPVSVQVAGEPLSLALILFVIALVAMVLVFVFLMMRRRTFVPETVYDPGPIPASSGETSGRLVTPLVVPSTAPTPPADTRYTGGGSQAPSSPAKTVVLNRQEAPLAYLVVTKGSTSTQRFPLAAEATIGRDGQKNDVVLDDQSVSRDQAKVRLEGGQFYLYDLASTNPTVVNGRRVEGRHPLQNGDRITMGNVELVFKRV
- a CDS encoding FHA domain-containing protein, which translates into the protein MNGLQMIQLMAWWYDWGALLAALLSIGAAAWVYLDSQQSAGGPDPTTWRMLTIGGAVLVLPSLFLKFGNPLELVAGVLTGMGNVPLFFYLGFAGLVAALIGAIGYYTRRDQVGPGVEDETVTYRPSLPSTDMRTDPVTPITPAPLSKRLDPTRVIDDSVPVMGTLLVARGNQKGRHYKLGAGKNTVGRDGAGCNIVLDDDSVSKQHAQINYENGQFRLYDLASRNHTYVNGELLTRNGQMLLDDDEIKVGDTVFVFKTPRRRS
- a CDS encoding protein kinase produces the protein MELIGQEIGTYQIVERVGEGGMAAVYRAHQPSLNRDVAIKVLSGKHADEDVFRQRFEREAKAVAQLTHPHIVPIHDFGEDRVHGVQYIVTDYIKGGSLHDALKRGLPMANALAIIAQVADALDYAHAHGVVHRDIKPGNILLTEDGRALLTDFGIAKIAEATQYTETGAVIGTPAYMSPEQITGAAVDGRSDVYSLGIVCYELLAGQPPFRADTPLAVLHQQVYDPPPPLRQLNPRVPGELERVVARALAKDRAQRYRTAGEFAAALRKVKLGAPGLAAPARVDRAAADGVFTPSRLGALARKGTVRATRFSLGLLMTVSKWMLQLMAALAIVSVILGTIVIVALSYVVADVAEKAIANYPLNWKAVAVDVDRSIVVDDQWLQSLIGAELKTYAFETLQDPVVHIRSANAVVVSAKLLNTLVALDARLYLESGAPQLRLERVNGVTPYVVGGILSDGVNRGLRQFYARAPVALVQLETSDGQATMRFARVPGAEPTPAPTRSPAEQVADLLTRVDAAWDRDWPEAIRLLEQANTIDQSNTLIVEKLYAAHYNFGQNLVVQGRPGDAIQQYQAALAVKPGGVEAAQALAGLSPTPVATSR
- a CDS encoding serine/threonine-protein phosphatase → MNYRLGHLTHPGRVRALNEDNYGILLAPPGAPEVDALFVVADGMGGHQAGEVASAFVVENLLRLFRSSREYRTIADYSLERDDYFAAVLKDVLEALSEQLQVKAAGSEGMRGMGSTGTIALFSGQRVFIGHVGDSRAYLFRSGALRALTHDDHSEGEARNVLTQAIGAGAALRVDRSIHAVQAGDYLFLCTDGLTTMVNDAEIQQAIVAQKEPQAICNSLVALANQRGGPDNVTALAARLEANGAGPQSPVVFSSAPQPAAPVAQHDTLPVGRNAVRSQPASAAPRRRPAPGRSLVLLVVLLSAVSGATTLAVVSYLNYTEKTTAAMAVIVAVINLCVGAIAGAMLMKRSTRA
- a CDS encoding helix-turn-helix domain-containing protein produces the protein MDQLMTVQEVADYLKVSRTTVWRWCSDGRLPACKVGRGWRVRRKDLERFVSLSALEVREVADLALEIDQA
- a CDS encoding FHA domain-containing protein — encoded protein: MDTNALFIVMMGAIVIAFFVMALTSRPPRGAGSPPRSVPGAFLTDGSGRQIPLTRKAMAVGRGPGNLINIEHDFVSRKHAIIVFERGQYLLTDRDSRNGTYVNGQRIFRSPLKSGDQVEIGPARFVFQRAGDHGNTAEPNQGTGPQSPQRPPAGDPPAHPQGQIGEYQIVEQIGSGAMSVVFKGISRRNGQVAAVKVLKQTDDYIRNKFASEAKIGQKLNHPHIARVYRFGTYRDTYQDTFYIAMEYVDGGSLRSRLIPYRPLPFDQAVIIIGQVCEGLDYAYRTAQVVHRDIKPENLMIDARVGVKIIDFGIARITSHVTQTSDGKIIGTPYYLSPEQARGGQEDLDARTDVYSAGIVLYEMLAGRPPFTGEPLAVVSQHLMTPPPPPSTFNPSIPPHLEQVVMRAISKDPNQRYTNAMQMAQDLGYYPSMALSLPPVTADNQPGNARRAAHTHHLLVVDGPQTGLRIALGDGAVVLHRRDIDAMDSQISRDHARLTFQAGRFVIEDLRSRNGTFVNGDRIYEPAILRSGDQIQIGSTTLRFESGMFASGPNFS
- a CDS encoding FHA domain-containing protein → MSAYDDNPTIRTGAAGGSTRRAAPDDWRSERATDTILLDNDTPDIWAFVVVVKGAARGRPFRLKVDARGSFIGTGSDADVIFDDPAISSRHLCIRLEGAVKKGQEQESRFYAIDLASTNGTKLNGERITKQDLKDGDRIEIGQTVLVFKRV